In Pseudomonas sp. MTM4, one genomic interval encodes:
- a CDS encoding acetyl-CoA C-acetyltransferase: MQEVVIVAATRTAVGSFQGALADIPAADLGAAVIRRLLQQTGIDPAEVDEVILGQVLTAGAGQNPARQAAINAGLPAAVPAMTLNKVCGSGLKALHLATQAIRCGDAEVVIAGGMENMSLAPYVMPAARTGLRMGHGKLLDSMIQDGLWDAFNDYHMGITAENLVAKYGITREEQDAFAAASQQKAVAAIEAGRFGEEITPIEIPQRKGDPLVFETDEQPRAGTTAESLSKLKPAFKKDGSVTAGNASSLNDGAAAVLLMSADKAKALGLPVLARIAGYANAGVDPAIMGIAPVSATRRCLEKAGWSLDQLDLIEANEAFAAQALSVGKELGWDAEKVNVNGGAIAIGHPIGASGCRILVTLLHEMIRRDAHKGLATLCIGGGQGVALAIKR; encoded by the coding sequence ATGCAAGAAGTCGTCATTGTCGCCGCCACCCGTACCGCCGTCGGCAGCTTTCAGGGCGCGCTGGCCGATATTCCTGCAGCCGACCTGGGCGCGGCGGTGATTCGCCGTCTGCTGCAACAAACAGGCATCGACCCCGCCGAGGTGGACGAAGTCATCCTCGGGCAAGTTCTCACCGCGGGCGCCGGCCAGAACCCGGCGCGCCAAGCTGCAATCAATGCCGGCCTGCCCGCCGCGGTCCCAGCCATGACGCTGAACAAGGTCTGCGGCTCCGGCCTGAAAGCGCTGCACCTCGCGACACAGGCTATCCGCTGCGGCGACGCCGAAGTAGTGATTGCCGGCGGCATGGAAAACATGAGCCTGGCGCCCTACGTCATGCCTGCGGCCCGCACGGGACTGCGCATGGGTCATGGCAAGCTGCTCGACAGCATGATCCAGGATGGGCTGTGGGACGCCTTCAATGACTATCACATGGGCATCACCGCCGAAAATCTCGTCGCGAAGTACGGCATTACGCGAGAGGAACAGGATGCCTTCGCCGCAGCCTCCCAACAGAAGGCGGTTGCCGCCATCGAGGCAGGGCGCTTCGGCGAGGAGATCACGCCGATCGAGATTCCGCAGCGCAAGGGCGATCCGCTGGTGTTCGAAACCGACGAGCAGCCGCGCGCGGGCACCACAGCCGAGAGCCTGAGCAAGCTCAAGCCCGCCTTCAAGAAGGACGGTAGCGTAACGGCCGGTAACGCCTCCAGCCTCAACGACGGTGCCGCCGCCGTGCTACTGATGAGTGCGGACAAGGCCAAGGCGCTGGGTCTGCCGGTACTGGCGCGTATCGCCGGTTACGCCAATGCGGGTGTCGATCCGGCGATCATGGGCATCGCCCCGGTATCGGCCACCCGCCGATGCCTGGAAAAGGCAGGCTGGAGCCTCGATCAGCTCGACCTGATCGAAGCCAACGAGGCATTCGCCGCCCAGGCGCTTTCAGTTGGCAAGGAGCTCGGCTGGGACGCGGAGAAGGTCAACGTCAACGGCGGCGCCATCGCCATCGGCCATCCGATTGGTGCCTCCGGCTGCCGCATCCTGGTCACCCTGCTGCACGAAATGATCCGCCGCGACGCCCATAAAGGGCTGGCAACGCTGTGCATCGGCGGCGGTCAGGGCGTTGCGCTGGCGATCAAGCGCTGA
- a CDS encoding class I SAM-dependent rRNA methyltransferase: MSSLEQALRAAFRHRETLLDQLHDQATDCYRLFHGSQEGAPGLTIDRYGPQLLVQSFHQPLERDVLLAVHEQLCTAIGETLSLVYNDRSQGNSRIDRSDSVYRADPAALDDQVGREWGLNYRVRARHSGQDPLLFLDLRNARGWVKANSAGKSVLNLFAYTCGVGLCAAAGGAREVCNLDFAESNLAVGRENGALNPELAPMRFIQSDYFPAIRQLAGLPVPQRRGRALPDYPRLAPQQFDLVLLDPPAWSKSAFGTVDLLRDYQSLLKPALLVTAEDGVLVCCNNLAKVDLDDWREQVLRCATKAGRPVRDCRVLSPALDFPSADGRPPLKILTLQL, translated from the coding sequence ATGTCTTCTCTGGAACAGGCGCTGCGCGCCGCCTTCCGCCATCGCGAAACTCTGCTCGACCAACTGCACGACCAGGCCACCGACTGTTACCGACTCTTCCACGGTAGCCAGGAAGGCGCGCCCGGCCTGACGATCGATCGTTACGGCCCGCAGTTGCTGGTGCAAAGCTTTCATCAGCCGCTCGAACGCGACGTGCTACTGGCCGTGCACGAACAGCTTTGCACCGCCATCGGCGAAACCCTCTCGCTGGTCTACAACGACCGCTCCCAGGGGAACTCGCGTATCGACCGCAGCGACTCGGTCTATCGCGCCGATCCGGCGGCGCTGGACGATCAGGTCGGTCGGGAATGGGGCCTGAACTACCGAGTCCGCGCGCGGCACAGCGGGCAGGATCCGCTGCTGTTTCTCGATCTGCGCAACGCACGCGGCTGGGTCAAGGCCAACAGCGCCGGCAAGTCGGTGCTCAACCTGTTCGCTTACACCTGTGGCGTCGGCCTCTGCGCGGCTGCAGGTGGTGCGCGTGAGGTGTGCAATCTGGACTTTGCCGAAAGCAACCTCGCGGTCGGACGGGAGAACGGCGCGCTCAATCCCGAACTGGCGCCGATGCGGTTCATCCAGTCGGATTATTTTCCGGCGATCCGTCAGTTGGCGGGCTTGCCGGTCCCACAGCGCCGCGGGCGAGCGCTGCCCGACTATCCGCGCCTTGCACCGCAACAGTTCGATCTGGTCTTGCTCGATCCGCCAGCCTGGTCGAAAAGCGCATTCGGCACCGTCGATCTGTTGCGCGATTATCAGAGCCTGCTCAAGCCTGCACTGCTTGTCACCGCTGAAGATGGCGTGCTGGTCTGCTGCAACAACCTGGCGAAGGTCGACCTCGACGACTGGCGCGAGCAGGTTCTGCGGTGCGCAACGAAGGCCGGACGGCCGGTACGCGATTGCCGAGTGCTGTCGCCGGCGCTGGACTTCCCTTCCGCCGACGGGCGACCGCCATTGAAGATTCTCACGCTGCAATTGTGA